In a single window of the Acyrthosiphon pisum isolate AL4f chromosome X, pea_aphid_22Mar2018_4r6ur, whole genome shotgun sequence genome:
- the LOC100162245 gene encoding protein MON2 homolog isoform X2 — translation MALRRSAGGTSSPSSSVTDNENAIRLLESLQNDFKCLSMETKKKYPQIKEASEEAIVKLRNSAAVAADHLQQQQQSHHNHHQIYYVVNQILYPVVQGCETKEPKIVKMCLGTIQKLITHRAVDQKGARYITDTLWMLMESGTEHVKVLQSVTLLLTTDCVVRGETLARNLVLCFRLHFTKDSQAVINTAGATVRQLVALVFERVMHEDEQREQLLKDNDNGCDAQQQKNGVESSAPSQDHKQQQSSRTQPLPLLHHHNQYNGSNAGGYEPPVSTLGPCAADAYHMFQDLVRLVNTDRPYWLVGMTEMTRTFGLELLESVLSDFQPVFYKHMEFRYLLKERVCALVIKLFSPNVKHHSGSSSVRRNTISNTGTGASSVSGNNSSSVMMMGVTGGAGSPTSNHRGDDRPHYAITVRLLRLVSILVRKYHKLLITECEIFLSLIVKFLDADKPAWQRSVALEVLHRLVVEPGLLAAFCACYDLKLHSTKIFRDIIDSLAGYVQSLFNPAMVVSGGGSMNNAAMMATANAALQGQSPAVLAGMPVGPGVSPQPGFFGRGGVWLPVVIQLPTGQAKSIYLEMNDKHDEPPQVADGYGVSVAYACLVDAVRAIQIEVHPDIHQSVVSPPSTTAVSSSVGDDGRSHHRHTDGVSQKNTQEEDDNGNDEQKQTTGVKRSPLHEQIINSSWYGLLTTFCPLIESCTDEGITENMLKAMQAYIGLCGLLDMRGPRDAFITAVCRACLPPHYNLTVFSGTVNTCCVGQPSMSSSSPTVQYATSATMYDDHHHQQYSSATGGGYGPESADYKQQQQVIVAVGTPLATPSSVLQTSSPSGTSLQNHGPVMLTAKNLQCMRALLVLAHCHGSILGSSWHLVLTTLQHLVWILGLKPSTGGSLKAGNSAATSVPNRHSGVTTSATVADVTGVGSLSSSTSSVSTTLSSSNVAVITTAVMAADLPVLSTMLSRLFESSRYLDDVALHHLIDALCKLSHEAMELAYCNREPSLFAVAKLLETGLVNLSRIDILWRPVTNHLLDVCQHPHIRMREWGVEAITYLVKAALQYKYQPPLKDNQKLQTLLLSPLSQLSLNMNGDVRQRQLECVLQVLHGSGQTLSHGWPLVLNIVGAVSDRHGENLIRIAFQCLELVLTDFLPLMPCKCLPLCLETTAKFGMQTRDLNISLTALGLMWNVADYFKDNKDKLLCNNSAGDSSKQRGASGEAVTDSGNTIDSTMSGITDPQELVYPDFPGVTTLAEMSEFDKLWMCLFTKLGELCIDPRPAVRKSAGQTLLSTISAHANLLTPSSWNAVLWQVLFPLMNKVQMLCESASDSTCNTVASSDGTGGTGGGGSGGSGSAGGGTILIHHSRNTDQKQWAETQVSTLYGLARVFNAEKYSMTVGGDFVKAWTLLLEYMEKAALNRNVEVSLAGLRSLHELLMVYSNSNNVGDGTNMTPNDKNAAGMDQLQREEDWQSKNGVSGSTSSAVAPPSPLVENEIWTCTWTVWMRIATAATETTVVESPINPPPTTTTSNGSSTVGAEDRRRREYPLQQHHQSLQHKQKFLTALLQIFPLIFTRIKARFTDKDLNDLFRVLDAAAAVDGSAAVVLSDHHQYYHHQQQLQQQNYYGGSYSQQQLTRLQDEILQCLETLERETLIFDDDEFGGVSTSNAADNAMPSSDSGYPDKKNSMMSMEQQQHRHELVQRFLCPLFDQLLKFCRFVCPPLPPAATNSGGDRQQMTNGAAAVDHFHHHNKFAAAVAVDSNYVAFGEKAVLMIVDLYGMTAAETCVVKGEILRRIIEVFSVPLAGRYSSYPTPAPAFHYHMDVTPLSSGSTQQQQQQHVQQQQQQHLTLVRRRQQQQQNTWKLLVVGLMNVLSVGVPLARDSAGDDYISIWSPLGSVLEDILFPKNLPPASAMLKSNKLVDDNDENDSVIIDCQLVEFLKDEILSQSTNVPREFIMRVVVLLNRGSVLSTTTASTLPNYPYGGGYDTMMMVDCRDGSVSGGVVTGSGVGGFSPPSLLREQFAKVCFETLLQFSLVDGISSSSPPPTDNTANSGSNDSNADAELITGKLAVTALLHRFQEVVEKFCHDQSLTGKCPLPRYRMSEISFVLKAIATLIVSLKKTPDKVSKAVWDQLIRLYPCLVRCVPYTQQCCSSPQVTDSLTEALLQYGDLLLKAPPSTAADAQQP, via the exons ATGGCTCTGCGGCGTTCGGCTGGCGGCACGTCGTCACCATCGTCGTCCGTCACCGACAACGAAAATGCCATCAGGCTACTGGAATCGCTGCAGAACGACTTCAAGTGCTTGTCCATGGAGACAAAGAAGAAATATCCTCAGATCAAAGAG GCGTCCGAAGAGGCCATTGTCAAGTTGAGAAACTCGGCGGCTGTAGCGGCCGATCACctacaacaacagcaacagtcACACCATAACCATCATCAGATCTATTATGTCGTCAACCAAATACTATATCCTGTTGTGCAGGGGTGCGAGACCAAAGAACCAAAAATTGTCAAG ATGTGTCTGGGAACTATACAAAAACTAATCACACACCGAGCAGTTGACCAAAAAGGTGCTCGTTATATTACTGATACCTTGTGGATGCTGATGGAGTCTGGGACTGAGCATGTAAAAGTATTGCAGAGTGTCACGCTACTATTGACCACCGACTGTGTGGTGCGCGGCGAAACTCTAGCTAGG AATTTGGTGTTATGTTTTCGACTGCATTTTACCAAAGACTCACAAGCTGTCATCAACACGGCTGGCGCTACTGTGCGTCAGCTTGTGGCTCTAGTATTTGAACGTGTTATGCATGAAGATGAGCAGCGTGAACAGCTTCTTAAGGATAACGATAATGGATGTGATGCACAGCAGCAAAAAAATGGTGTAGAATCCTCTGCTCCTTCGCAAGATCACAAACAACAGCAAAGTAGTAGAACTCAACCATTGCCACTGCTTCACCACCATAATCAGTATAATGGTAGCAATGCAGGTGGCTATGAACCCCCTGTGTCAACATTGGGCCCGTGTGCAGCAGATGCATATCATATGTTCcaa GACCTTGTGCGATTGGTGAACACTGACCGTCCATATTGGCTGGTGGGCATGACAGAAATGACCAGAACGTTTGGTCTGGAACTATTGGAATCTGTACTTTCTGATTTTCAGCCTGTGTTCTATAAA caCATGGAGTTTAGATACCTATTGAAAGAGCGTGTCTGTGCATTAGTCATCAAGTTATTTTCGCCTAATGTCAAGCATCATAGTGGCAGTAGTTCTGTTAGGAGAAACACAATCTCCAACACCGGAACTGGTGCTTCATCTGTTTCTGGCAATAATAGCTCTTCAGTAATGATGATGGGTGTTACTGGTGGCGCTGGTAGTCCTACCTCCAATCACCGTGGAGACGATAGACCGCATTATGCTATCACAGTACGACTGTTGCGCCTTGTCTCTATACTTGTTCGCAAATACCATAAACTATTG aTCACCGAATGTGAGATATTCTTATCATTGATTGTCAAATTTTTGGATGCGGACAAACCTGCATGGCAACGATCTGTTGCTTTGGAGGTGTTACATCGCCTGGTGGTTGAACCTGGCCTTTTAGCCGCATTTTGTGCGTGCTATGATCTCAAGTTACATAGCACTAAAATATTTAGAGATATAATTGATTCATTAGCCGGATATGTTCAATCATTATTTAATCCTGCTATGGTGGTGTCAGGTGGTGGCTCTATGAACAATGCTGCAATGATGG CAACCGCAAACGCAGCACTCCAAGGACAGTCGCCAGCTGTGTTGGCCGGCATGCCAGTCGGGCCTGGTGTGTCACCCCAGCCTGGGTTTTTTGGCCGTGGTGGTGTATGGCTACCAGTAGTGATCCAGCTACCAACCGGTCAAGCTAAATCTATTTA tctGGAAATGAATGACAAACATGATGAACCACCACAAGTGGCCGACGGGTATGGTGTGTCTGTGGCGTATGCATGTTTAGTAGACGCTGTTCGGGCTATTCAAATTGAAGTGCATCCTGACATTCATCAATCTGTTGTGTCTCCACCTTCGACCACAGCTGTGTCATCCAGTGTTGGTGATGATGGCCGTAGTCACCACCGTCATACTGATGGTGTTTCCCAAAAGAACACCCAAGAAGAAGATGATAATGGCAATGACGAACAGAAGCAAACAACAGGAGTTAAGAGATCTCCTTTACATGAACAGATAATTAATAGTAGCTGGTATGGACTACTAACAACGTTTTGCCCACTAATTGAGTCATG TACTGACGAAGGAATCACAGAAAACATGCTAAAAGCGATGCAAGCATATATTGGCCTATGTGGTCTATTGGATATGCGAGGGCCACGTGATGCCTTCATTACAGCCGTATGCCGTGCATGCTTACCACCACATTACAACCTGACAGTATTTAGCGGGACTGTCAATACTTGTTGTGTTGGTCAACCATCAATGTCTTCGTCGTCACCAACCGTGCAATATGCGACTTCCGCAACAATGTATGATGACCACCATCACCAACAATATAGTAGTGCTACTGGTGGAGGGTATGGCCCAGAATCAGCTGATTACAAGCAACAACAGCAGGTCATAGTAGCCGTAGGTACTCCGTTAGCCACACCTTCGTCAGTTTTGCAGACATCGTCGCCGTCCG GTACTTCACTTCAGAACCATGGGCCTGTTATGCTAACCGCTAAGAATCTGCAGTGCATGCGGGCTCTCTTAGTACTAGCCCATTGCCATGGTTCCATCCTGGGTTCATCGTGGCATCTGGTGTTAACCACTCTGCag CACCTTGTCTGGATATTGGGTTTGAAACCTTCAACAGGTGGTAGTCTCAAAGCAGGAAATAGTGCTGCTACATCAGTGCCTAATAGACACTCAGGTGTCACTACTTCTGCTACTGTTGCGGATGTAACGGGTGTTGGTTCATTGTCATCGTCCACCTCCTCAGTGTCAACAACTTTGTCATCATCAAATGTTGCTGTCATAACTACGGCTGTCATGGCTGCTGACCTCCCTGTACTTTCAACGATGCTCAGTCGGCTTTTTGAGTCCAGTCGGTATCTGGATGATGTTGCTCTTCATCATTTAATTGATGCACTGTGCAAGCTGTCACATGAAGCCATGGAATTGGCCTATTGTAATCGG GAACCATCATTGTTCGCTGTTGCTAAACTTTTGGAAACTGGATTAGTTAATCTTTCACGTATAGACATACTATGGAGACCTGTGACCAATCACTTGTTGGATGTGTGCCAACATCCACATATTAGAATGCGTGAATGGGGTGTCGAAGCTATAACATATCTGGTGAAAGCAGCTTTACAGTACAAATATCAACCTCCACTAAAAGATAATCAA AAACTACAGACATTGTTGCTGAGCCCATTATCACAATTGTCATTAAATATGAATGGCGATGTCAGACAACGTCAATTGGAATGTGTACTGCAAGTACTGCATGGATCAGGGCAGACATTGTCACATGGTTGGCCATTGGTGTTGAACATAGTTGGTGCTGTATCAGACCGTCATgg agagAATCTGATAAGGATAGCATTCCAGTGCTTGGAACTGGTACTCACTGATTTTTTGCCACTGATGCCATGCAAATGCTTACCTTTATGTCTAGAAACCACAGCAAAATTTGGAATGCAAACACGTGATTTGAACATATCGCTGACAGCATTAGGATTAAtg TGGAACGTTGCTGATTATTTCAAAGATAATAAAGACAAACTGCTCTGTAACAACAGTGCAGGTGATAGCAGTAAGCAACGAGGAGCCAGTGGTGAAGCAGTGACTGATAGTGGTAATACAATAGATTCAACAATGTCTGGAATCACTGACCCACAAGAACTGGTGTATCCCGATTTTCCAGGGGTAACTACGCTAGCCGAAATGTCAGAGTTTGACAAGTTGTGGATGTGCTTGTTCACCAAGCTTG GTGAACTGTGTATTGATCCCAGACCCGCTGTTAGGAAGTCGGCTGGACAAACGTTGTTATCAACAATTTCAGCCCATGCAAATTTGTTGACGCCGTCGTCTTGGAATGCTGTCCTGTGGCAG GTACTGTTTCCGCTAATGAACAAAGTACAAATGCTCTGCGAGTCGGCCAGTGATTCTACGTGCAACACGGTTGCATCTTCCGATGGTACAGGTGGCACAGGTGGAGGTGGAAGTGGTGGAAGTGGATCGGCCGGTGGTGGTACGATCCTGATACACCATTCGCGGAACACTGACCAGAAACAATGGGCAGAAACACAG GTGTCTACATTGTATGGTCTAGCCAGGGTATTTAACGCAGAGAAGTACTCAATGACAGTGGGTGGAGATTTTGTCAAGGCGTGGACGTTGCTGTTGGAGTACATGGAAAAAGCGGCTCTAAATAGAAATGTGGag gtatcaTTGGCAGGATTACGTTCGTTGCACGAACTCTTAATGGTCTATAGTAACTCCAATAACGTCGGCGATGGTACAAATATGACGCCAAACGACAAAAATGCAGCAGGCATGGACCAGCTGCAGCGAGAAGAAGATTGGCAAAGTAAAAACGGCGTTAGTGGATCGACCTCTTCTGCAGTAGCACCGCCGTCTCCGTTGGTGGAAAATGAGATTTGGACGTGCACATGGACTGTGTGGATGCGAATTGCAACAGCCGCCACTGAAACGACGGTGGTCGAAAGCCCCATTAATCCACCGCCGACCACGACTACCAGCAACGGCTCGTCTACGGTTGGCGCGGAAGACCGTCGTCGTCGCGAATATCCACTACAACAACATCATCAGTCTCTACAACACAAACAGAAATTTTTAACAGCCCTGTTGCAAATATTTCCATTAATATTCACGCGCATCAAAGCCAG GTTCACTGACAAAGATCTAAATGATCTTTTCCGAGTATTGGATGCGGCAGCCGCTGTTGACGGGTCAGCGGCTGTGGTCCTGTCTGATCACCATCAATACTATCACCATCAACAGCAACTGCAACAACAGAACTACTATGGTGGTAGCTACAGTCAACAGCAATTGACCCGATTGCAGGATGAGATTCTACAGTGTCTGGAAACGTTGGAACGAGAGACATTGATTTTTGATGACGACGAGTTTGGCGGTGTCTCGACATCTAATGCTGCTGATAACGCGATGCCAAGTAGTGACAGTGGTTACCCAGACAAGAAAAACTCGATGATGTCTATGGAGCAGCAGCAACATCGGCATGAGTTGGTCCAGAGATTTCTGTGTCCTCTGTTCGATCAACTGTTGAAGTTTTGTCGCTTCGTGTGTCCTCCACTACCACCTGCTGCGACCAACAGCGGTGGCGATCGACAGCAAATGACAAACGGTGCAGCGGCGGTCGACCACTTCCACCACCACAACAAG TTTGCAGCGGCGGTGGCTGTTGATTCGAATTACGTAGCGTTTGGTGAGAAAGCAGTGCTCATGATTGTCGATTTGTATGGGATGACAGCAGCCGAAACGTGCGTTGTAAAAGGCGAGATTCTGAGACGAATCATTGAG GTGTTTTCTGTGCCTCTGGCAGGCCGATACTCCTCTTACCCGACACCAGCTCCGGCATTCCATTACCATATGGACGTTACTCCCTTGTCGTCAGGAAGTacgcagcaacagcaacagcaacacgtccaacagcagcaacagcagcaccTCACGTTAGTACGACGGCGTCAGCAACAGCAACAAAACACATGGAAACTACTGGTGGTCGGCTTAATGAACGTGCTTTCCGTCGGCGTACCGCTGGCTCGGGACTCCGCTGGGGACGATTATATTTCTATCTGGTCACCACTTGGTTCCGTTCTGGAAGACATATTGTTCCCAAAAAA CTTGCCCCCAGCGTCCGCTATGTTGAAAAGCAACAAATTGGTCGACGACAACGACGAGAACGATTCCGTGATAATCGACTGTCAGCTGGTAGAGTTCCTGAAGGATGAAATACTGTCGCAGTCAACCAACGTACCTCGGGAGTTCATCATGCGAGTGGTGGTGTTGCTGAACCGAGGCTCGGTGTTATCCACCACTACCGCGTCAACATTGCCCAACTATCCTTACGGCGGTG GATATGATACGATGATGATGGTGGATTGCCGTGACGGAAGCGTCTCTGGCGGTGTCGTCACAGGCTCCGGCGTCGGCGGTTTCTCGCCGCCATCACTCTTGCGAGAACAGTTCGCCAAAGTGTGTTTTGAAACGCTGTTGCAGTTTTCATTAGTAGATGGCATATCGTCGTCATCACCTCCACCGACAGATAACACGGCGAACAGTGGCAGTAATGATTCCAACGCAGACGCCGAACTAATAACCGGCAAACTTGCTGTTACGGCGCTGTTGCACAGATTCCAGGAGGTTGTCGAGAAGTTCTGTCACGATCAAAGTTTGACCGGAAAGTGTCCATTGCCCAG GTATCGCATGTCGGAAATATCGTTTGTCCTGAAAGCAATCGCTACACTCATCGTATCGTTGAAAAAAACTCCCGACAAAG TCAGTAAAGCAGTGTGGGACCAGTTGATCAGACTCTACCCGTGCCTCGTGCGGTGCGTACCATACACTCAACAATGTTGTTCGTCACCCCAGGTCACGGACTCGCTAACCGAAGCTCTGCTCCAGTACGGCGACCTGTTGCTCAAGGCACCACCCTCAACGGCTGCCGACGCTCAACAACCATAA